GGCTGGCGTTGATACTGCCCGGCACGGATACGCCCGTCGCCCCGACCCATTGGAGCTTCGGCCAACTGGCCAGCCTGGTCGGCGCCCCGGCAGCCTATCTGCGCCAACTCCCCGCACCACTCGCCGCGATCAACCTGCAATATGGCCTGACGTCCAATCGGGCAGAGCAGATCAAGACGCTGGAAACCGACAATGGCCGGGTCGAACTGCGCGCCGTCACCGGCCCGGACTATGGCCGCATCTACGACCACGAGCTGGTCGAGGCCGTGCAGCGCATCGCCGGCAACGGCACGGGCGACACCCGCTGGAAAGTGCCCGGGGTGCTCGACTGGTCGACGGGAATCTACAATCCCCGCGTCGACATCACCAAGGATACGACGACGCTCTACGCCTCCGACCGCGACGTCTTCCTTTTCCTCGTCGATGACCTGAACCCGATCGAGGCCGGTCGCCTGCCAGACGGCTCGCCGGATCTCTATTTCCGGGGCTTCTACTGCTGGAATTCAGAGGTCGGCGCCAAGACCCTCGGCATGGCGAGCTTCTATCTGCGCGCGGTCTGCCAGAACCGGAATCTCTGGGGCGTGGAGGATTTCGAGGAGATCACCATCCGTCATTCCAAACATGCCGCCAACCGCTTCGCCCATGAGGCGGCGCCGGCGCTGGCGAACTTCGCCAATTCCTCGCCGCTGCCGTTCGTCAACGGCATCAAGGCGGCCCGCGAGCGGATCGTGGCGCGCAGCGACGAGAATCGCACTGACTTCCTGCGCCGCCGCGGTTTCTCGAAGGCCGAAACCGGCAAGATCATCGACACGGTGTTGGCCGAGGAAGGGCGGCCGCCCGAGAGCATCTTCGATTTCGTGCAGGGCATCACCGCCGTCGCGCGCGACAAGCCCCATCAGGACGCCCGCCTCGACATGGAGGCCAAGGCGAAGAAGCTGCTCAATCGAGCCGCCTGACATCCGCATAGCCGGAGATGCGGTTTTCCGTGTCTCCGGCTTTGCGCTTCCGCGTGTCCCAATTCCGTTCCGTGGCGCTGCCCCCTTTAGAGGAAGAGGGCGGCGCTTCGCTTCGTGACGGGTTTAGGGCTGAGAGAGAGTCTCTCGGCGCCCGTCGCGGAGACTACCCCGATGGCTACTGCCGTTCAGAAGATCACCCTGTCGTCCTCGCGCGACATCCCCTTCAACAAGCTGGTCCTGTCCCAGTCCAACGTCCGGCGCGTGAAGGCCGGCGTCTCGATCGAGGACCTCGCGGCCTCGATCGCCCGTCGCGGCCTAATCCAGAGCCTCAGCGTCCAGCCCGTCGTCGATGCCGATGGCGTCGAGACCGGCATGTTCGAGGTCCCGGCCGGGGGCCGGCGCTACCGGGCGCTCGAACTGCTCGTAAAGCAGAAGCGCCTCGCCAAGATCGCGCCGGTGCCCTGCATCGTGCGCGACCACGACAGCGATATCCTCGCCGAGGAGGTCTCGCTCGCGGAGAATATCGAGCGTGCCCCGCTTCATCCTCTCGATCAGTACCGCGCCTTCCAGGACATGCGCGGCAAGGGCATGACAGAGGAGGAAATCGCCGCGGCGTTCTTCGTCCCGGTGAATGTGGTGAAGCAGCGGCTGCGTCTCGCGTCGGTGTCGCAATCGCTCCTCGACGTCTATGCCGAAGACGGCATGACGCTGGAGCAGCTCATGGCGTTCACGGTCTCCGACGACCATGCCCGCCAGCAGCAGGTCTGGGACGCGATCAAGGACGCCTGGGCCAAGGAGCCCTATCAGATCCGGCGCATGCTGACCGAGACGACGGTGCGCGCGTCCGAAAAGCGCGCTGTGTTCGTCGGCATCGAGGCCTATGAGACGGCGGGCGGCATTGTCATGCGCGACCTGTTCCAGTCCGACGATGGCGGATGGCTGCAGGACCCGGCGCTCCTCGACCGCCTCGTTAACGAGAAGCTGAAGGCCGAAGCCGAGACGATCGCGGCCGAAGGCTGGAAGTGGATCGAGGTGGCCGTGAGTTTCCCGTACGATGCGGCACGCAGCCTGCAGGAGATCACCGGAACGCCGCTGGACCTCTCGGCCGAAGAGCAGGCGACCATCGACGCGTTGAATGCCGAGATGGCGAAGCTGGAAGCCGAATATCAGGACGCCGACGAGCTGCCGGACGAGATCGATCAGCGCCTCGGTGAAATCGAGACCGCGCTCGCGAACTTCGAGAATCGTCCGGTTCACTACGAGCCGGCCGATATCGCCATCGCCGGCGTGTTTGTCAGCATCGACGCCGACGGCTCGCTCACGGTCGATCGCGGCTTTGTCCGTCCCGGGGACGTTCCGGCCAACCCGGTCGACGGCGACGGCAACACCGCGTCGGGGCCCGATGGCGCATCGCGCGAACCAGCCGGCCCGACGGTGCAGCGCGCCGTCATCACCATCGGCGGCCAGCCCGCCGAGCCGGACGATGACGACGAAGACGACATGATCAAGCCGCTGCCCGAACGCCTGGTCATCGAGCTGACCGCCTACCGCACGCTCGCGCTGCGCGATGCCGTGGCGAGCAACCCGCACATCGCCATGACAGCGCTGCTGCACAAGCTCGTCTCGGATCGGTTCATGACCCGCATGTATAACGGCGCCATGGAGATGGGTGTGAAGCACATCTACTTCCCTGCCCAGGACGAGGGTCTGACGGACAGCCCCTCCGCGCGCGCGGTGCGGGAGCGGCACGACGCCTGGGCCGCCGATATCCCCAAAGACGACGACGCACTTTGGTACTGGCTCGCCGGCCTCGACGATGCCAGCCGCATGGCGCTGCTGGCGCACTGCGTCAGCTACGGCGTGAACGCGCTCTACGAGCGGCCGAATCCGCACAGCTCCAGCGGCGTGTCGCAGTATACGCTCGACATGCGGCTGGCCCAGGCCGACCGCCTGACGCGGGCGACCGGGCTCGATATGGTGGAGGCGGGCTGGCGTCCGACCTTCGGCAACTACCTCAATCGGGTGACCAAGCCGCGCATCCTCGAGGCCGTCCGCGAGGCGAAGGGCGAACAGGCCGCGCAGCTCATCGACCACCTCAAGAAGGGCGACATGGCGAAGGAGGCCGAACGGCTCCTGGCTGACAGCGGCTGGCTGCCCGAGCCGCTGCGCCTCGCTGATCCCGTCGATCAGCCTGACGCCGGTGACGCCCAGGCGTTGCCCGACTTCCTCGCCGATGACGATGACGAGGTGGCCGAAGCCGATGAAGACACGTCTGAACTCATCGCAGCCGAATAGTCCACTCGGCGGGGAGCGACCCTGATCGCTTCCCGCCGCTTCGTCTCAAGGAACCTTCAGATGGATATCTCCGGCACCGAAGCGCCGCGACGCATCGTCTTCCAATATCTCGTTCCGGTCTATGTCGAGGTCGAAGATGGCCTTGTCTGCCGCGTGACCGTGATCGACGAAACGCCTGTGCGTGATCCCACGCTCGTCGAGGGCGACAGCGCCTATCTCGACGAGGCCGTCCGCGCCTCCGACGACGGGCAGCCGTGGCCGTCCTGGCAGTTCGGCTACTGACGCCACCACACCCTCTCATCCAGCTCGAGCCCGGTCATTCGCCGGGCTCTTTTCGTTTCAGGAGACCGCCATGGCGGAGTATTTCACACGCTTCTCGCGCCTGCTGGACGTGGGCACGGTCGAGAACGCCGCGCGCGCCCTCGACATCTACAATGCGCAGATGGTGCAAAACGCCGCCGAAGATCCTCCGGCCGAGCCGTTCCTACTCTCGATCGAGCCGGAACGTGGCCCCACGCGCCTGTGGATGCGTGACCCCGGCACCGCCGATCCCCAGCTCCTCATCACCTTCGTGACGCGGTGCGCCGAGACGTTTGGCCTCGCCGGACGTTGGGGCTTCCAGTGGGCCGGCATCGCATCGGAGCCGCGCATCGACGGCTTTTCCGGAGGCGCCCATGTCCTCGACCTGACGACCGGGCAGACCATCGAATGGATGAGCAGCGGCCGTTGGCTCGCCGACCGCCTCGCTGCGGGAGGCGCGTCATGAGTATCCCCGATCATGCGCGGGACAATTTCCAGACGCTGCTCCGCGCCGCAGCCGATGGCAATCTGGCGCTTATGGAATGCACGGACTCGACCACCGGAGAGACCCGCTACGTCATCTGCGCGGTCGGCCGCGACGATGGCGATTATGTCTTCACCCCGTTCGGTCATCTCGCCAACGGCGATCCTTACGAGGCCTATACGCCTCCGAGTGGCGGCGATGACATCGCGGATTGATATCCGCTACCAGACCGCCACCTCCCACTGGTCGTTGACGCGAGCGAAGCCGACCGGCCTGTTCTGCGGTGTGGCGTTGGCCTTGGTCGTATCCATCGTGAGCTGCGTCATGCACGTCACGCCGGGACCGACGCCACCCGGAGAGCAATCGCCGAGCTTCAGGGTCGCATTCGCGAGCGGCGTTCCCGTGAGGAGCCGATGGCGACGAACGGCGGCCATCGCTTCTTCCTCGGTAGGCTGCGCAACGCCGGCGACGGCGGCCGCCGATCCGCCCGGCGCAATCATCGGTCGGACCACGAACCCTGCGCCGAACCCCACCACCAGGCATCCCGCCGCCACAATGCCGATCGCGCTTCCCGTCATATCCGTCTCTCCCTTGTCCTCGCCCGGTGAAGCGCGCGCGTCCTCGATCGTCGAGGCTGCCGCCCGCCATGTTCTGGATGACGGAATGTAGCGCCGCGCAGCCGACCTCGGAAGACGAAGCGGTCAAAAGGTCATTGCGCGCGCCAGAGTGAGAGGTTCGCCGGGACGGGTTCGAGCCGGTGCGGTCGAGAGAGAGCGCCTGCCGGCTCCTCCGTTTCCCGCTCTCCCGAGGTGTCCTCCATGACCATCGCTTCCGCATCCGCGGCCGTTCCGGCTGCGCCGTTTCCGCTTGCCGCGAGCCCGGCACCGGCCGCCATCCTCGCCGCCGCCCACAGCCTTCTCCCCCATCTCGAACGCGGCCAGCGCGTCGATGCCGCAACCTTGCGCGGCGCGATGGAGGCAGCTCTCGGCGCCTCCGACACGTCCGGCGCCTGGAACTGGAAGACGGCCTACGAGGCCTGCGAAGCGGCAACGGTGCTGTTTCTGCGCAAATACGGAAAGGCGGTTATGCGCAAGTCCGGGTCTCCGGCTGCCAGCCTGCCCATGCTGGCCAGGATCGCGAGCCTGATGCCGACGCATACGCGGCGCGCGGAGGAGACGCAGGCCTTCCAGCAGTTCTCGACGCCGATGCCGTTCGGTCTCGCTGCGCTCACAGCGGCTGCGATCACGCCCGCCGACTGCGTGCTGGAGCCCTCGGCCGGGACCGGGCTGCTCGCCGTCCTGGCCGAGATTGCCGGGGCGAGGCTGATGCTCAACGAGCTGGCAGACACGCGCGCAGACCTTCTGTCCTCCCTCTTCCCGGCCATTCCCGTCACTCGCTTCGACGCCGCCCAGATCGACGATCACCTCGAAGCGACCGCGGTGCCGAGCGTCGTGTTGATGAATCCGCCGTTCTCGGTGATGGCGAACGTCTCCGGCCGCATGACTGAGGCCGCCTATCGCCACGTCGCCTCAGCGCTGGCGCGTCTGGCGGATGGTGGACGGCTCGTGACGATCACGGGCGCCAGCTTCGCGCCGGACGCACCGGCCTGGCGCGACGCGTTTGCCCGGCTGCAGGAGCGCGGCACTGTTGTGTTCACCGCAGCGATCGACGGCTCGGTTTATGCCAAGCACGGTACGACGATCGAGACACGCCTGACGGTGATCGACAAGACGCCCGCCGACGATCCCACCGTGTTCCCGCCATCGGCCGGGGTCGCGCCCGATGTCGCGACGGTGCTCGGATGGATCGAAACCCAGGTGCCGGCAAGGCTCCCGGTCACACTGCCGCGGACGATATCTGCCGTCTCGGCGCCTCGCACCGTGCGCGGTTATCTCGCTCGCGCCGCGTCGTCGCCGGCCCGCACCATCGCCGAACCCGAAGGCGTCGAACTCGCCTATGAAACCGTCGACTGGACCCCGCCCGAGGGTGGCCGGCTGACCGATGCCATCTATGAGGAATACGGGCTTCAGGCGATCCGTATTCCCGGCGCTCAGGCGCACCCGACCAAGCTGGTCCAGTCCGCTGCTATGGCCTCGGTCGCACCGCCGAAGCCGAGCTACCGGCCGATGCTCCCCGCCAGCATCGTCATCGACGGCATCCTGTCCGACGCCCAGCTCGAAACGGTGATCTATGCCGGCGACGCCCATGGCGAATTCCTCGCAGGCTCATGGACCGTGGATGAGACCTTCGACCTCGTCTCGGCCGCGCCCGACGATGCCCAGAACGCCGTCCGCTTTCGCCGCGGCTTCATGCTCGGCGACGGCACCGGCGCCGGCAAAGGCCGCCAATCGGCCGGCATCATCCTCGACAACTGGATGCGCGGACGTCGCAAGGCGGTCTGGATTTCCAAATCCGAAAAGCTGCTGGAAGACGCGCAGCGCGACTGGTCGGCGCTCGGCATGGAACGCCTGCTGGTAACGCCGCTGTCGCGCTTCCCGCAGGGCAAGCCGATCACGCTCGGCCAAGGCGTCCTATTCACCACCTATGCCACGCTACGATCCGACGATCGTGGCGAGAAGCTTTCGCGCGTCAAGCAGATCGTCGAATGGTTGGGCTCCGATTTCGATGGAGTGATCATCTTCGACGAGAGCCACGCCATGCAGAACGCCGCTGGCGGCAAGGGCGAACGCGGTGACGTCGCCGCCTCGCAACAGGGCCGTGCCGGCCTGCGGCTCCAGCACGCTTTGCCGAACGCGCGCGTCGTGTA
This portion of the Sphingomonas sp. So64.6b genome encodes:
- a CDS encoding DUF932 domain-containing protein; translation: MTQVSVLEARRDTSGGYKVDVGRGERIGRVSSEWFSRPADERYLSLSELAHSVRDRADRSRTRLVESALIHVEANRSDPERLALILPGTDTPVAPTHWSFGQLASLVGAPAAYLRQLPAPLAAINLQYGLTSNRAEQIKTLETDNGRVELRAVTGPDYGRIYDHELVEAVQRIAGNGTGDTRWKVPGVLDWSTGIYNPRVDITKDTTTLYASDRDVFLFLVDDLNPIEAGRLPDGSPDLYFRGFYCWNSEVGAKTLGMASFYLRAVCQNRNLWGVEDFEEITIRHSKHAANRFAHEAAPALANFANSSPLPFVNGIKAARERIVARSDENRTDFLRRRGFSKAETGKIIDTVLAEEGRPPESIFDFVQGITAVARDKPHQDARLDMEAKAKKLLNRAA
- a CDS encoding ParB/RepB/Spo0J family partition protein, whose amino-acid sequence is MATAVQKITLSSSRDIPFNKLVLSQSNVRRVKAGVSIEDLAASIARRGLIQSLSVQPVVDADGVETGMFEVPAGGRRYRALELLVKQKRLAKIAPVPCIVRDHDSDILAEEVSLAENIERAPLHPLDQYRAFQDMRGKGMTEEEIAAAFFVPVNVVKQRLRLASVSQSLLDVYAEDGMTLEQLMAFTVSDDHARQQQVWDAIKDAWAKEPYQIRRMLTETTVRASEKRAVFVGIEAYETAGGIVMRDLFQSDDGGWLQDPALLDRLVNEKLKAEAETIAAEGWKWIEVAVSFPYDAARSLQEITGTPLDLSAEEQATIDALNAEMAKLEAEYQDADELPDEIDQRLGEIETALANFENRPVHYEPADIAIAGVFVSIDADGSLTVDRGFVRPGDVPANPVDGDGNTASGPDGASREPAGPTVQRAVITIGGQPAEPDDDDEDDMIKPLPERLVIELTAYRTLALRDAVASNPHIAMTALLHKLVSDRFMTRMYNGAMEMGVKHIYFPAQDEGLTDSPSARAVRERHDAWAADIPKDDDALWYWLAGLDDASRMALLAHCVSYGVNALYERPNPHSSSGVSQYTLDMRLAQADRLTRATGLDMVEAGWRPTFGNYLNRVTKPRILEAVREAKGEQAAQLIDHLKKGDMAKEAERLLADSGWLPEPLRLADPVDQPDAGDAQALPDFLADDDDEVAEADEDTSELIAAE
- a CDS encoding DUF6117 family protein, which encodes MSIPDHARDNFQTLLRAAADGNLALMECTDSTTGETRYVICAVGRDDGDYVFTPFGHLANGDPYEAYTPPSGGDDIAD